One Cygnus atratus isolate AKBS03 ecotype Queensland, Australia chromosome 6, CAtr_DNAZoo_HiC_assembly, whole genome shotgun sequence DNA segment encodes these proteins:
- the SLC40A1 gene encoding solute carrier family 40 member 1: MARGAEPAGERRRRCGSVLGYFTSAKFLLYLGHALSTWGDRMWHFAVSVFLVELYGNSLLLTAVYGLVVAGSVLLLGAIIGDWVDKNSRLKVAQTSLVVQNASVILCGIILMIVFWFKTQLLTLYHGWLLTMCYILVITIANIANLASTATAITIQRDWIVVVAGEDRSKLADMNATIRRIDQLTNILAPMAVGQIMTFGSPTIGCGFISGWNLMSMCVEYLLLWKVYQKTPTLALKCSKVEESELKQLNAKKDNDMKPAEGVQLIVEKDVSGFEPQQEKEVGCAARVAEPFITFRDGWVAYYNQPVFLAGMGLAFLYMTVLGFDCITTGYAYTQGLSGSVLSLLMGASAVTGIMGTVAFTWLRRKCGLIRTGLISGVAQFACLILCAISVFMPGSPMDLTVSPFADISARLFKSEPLPTIASPGGEPEMALATGMPNLLNGSTTPANSGPEMSPEPVPLISVSLLFAGVIAARVGLWSFDLTVTQLLQENVVESERGIINGVQNSMNYLLDLLHFIMVILAPNPEAFGLLVLISVSFVAMGHIMYFRFAQKNLGKQLFACCTPDPKAVSDSSLPGNTSTV; this comes from the exons ATGGCGCGGGGAGCTGAGCCCGCgggcgagcggcggcggcgctgcg GCTCCGTGCTCGGCTACTTCACCTCTGCAAAGTTCCTCCTCTACCTGGGGCACGCGCTGTCCACCTGG GGAGATCGTATGTGGCATTTTGCTGTGTCTGTATTCCTGGTTGAACTTTATGGAAACAGCTTACTCCTGACTGCAGTCTATGGACTGGTTGTGGCGGGATCAGTTCTTCTCCTGGGAGCCATTATTGGAGACTGGGTGGACAAGAACTCCAGGCTCAAAG tGGCGCAGACATCCTTGGTTGTACAGAATGCATCTGTCATCCTGTGTGGTATTATCCTGATGATTGTCTTCTGGTTTAAGACACAGCTTTTGACCTTATACCATGGATGGCTTCTT ACGATGTGCTATATCCTGGTTATCACGATAGCAAATATTGCCAATTTGGCCAGCACTGCCACAGCGATCACAATTCAGAGGGACTGGATTGTTGTGGTTGCAGGGGAAGACAGAAGCAAACTGGCAG ATATGAATGCCACAATACGAAGAATCGATCAGTTGACCAATATCTTGGCCCCAATGGCAGTTGGTCAGATAATGACATTTGGCTCTCCAACGATTGGCTGTGGATTCATTTCTGGTTGGAACCTGATGTCAATGTGTGTGGAATACCTGCTGCTCTGGAAGGTTTATCAGAAGACCCCTACTCTGGCTCTCAAGTGTTCAAAAGTTGAAGAATCAGAACTGAAACAGCTGAATGCAAAAAAAG ACAATGACATGAAACCTGCTGAAGGAGTGCAGTTAATTGTTGAGAAAGATGTAAGTGGCTTTGAGCCCCAACAGGAGAAGGAAGTCGGCTGTGCTGCCCGGGTTGCCGAGCCTTTCATCACATTTCGTGATGGATGGGTTGCGTACTACAACCAGCCTGTGTTTCTTGCAGGCATGGGGCTTGCATTTCTGTATATGACTGTTCTGGGCTTTGATTGCATTACTACAGGCTATGCATACACTCAAGGTCTGAGTGGTTCTGTGCTAAGCCTTCTGATGGGTGCCTCGGCAGTCACTGGCATCATGGGAACAGTGGCTTTCACCTGGCTTCGTCGCAAATGTGGTCTGATTCGCACGGGCCTTATTTCTGGAGTCGCCCAGTTTGCTTGTCTGATCTTATGTGCCATCTCTGTATTCATGCCTGGAAGTCCTATGGATTTGACGGTTTCCCCATTTGCTGACATCAGTGCCCGGCTGTTTAAAAGTGAGCCATTACCTACTATTGCATCTCCAGGAGGTGAGCCTGAAATGGCTTTGGCAACTGGAATGCCCAACTTGTTAAACGGGTCTACTACTCCTGCTAACAGTGGCCCAGAGATGAGTCCTGAGCCCGTGCCTTTAATCTCTGTTAGTCTCCTGTTTGCAGGGGTCATTGCTGCTAGAGTTG GCCTTTGGTCCTTTGATTTGACTGTCACACAGTTACTCCAAGAAAACGTGGTAGAATCTGAAAGAGGCATCATAAACGGTGTCCAAAACTCCATGAATTACCTTCTTGATCTGCTGCACTTCATCATGGTCATCTTGGCCCCTAATCCTGAAGCTTTTGGCTTATTGGTGcttatttctgtgtcttttgtTGCAATGGGCCACATAATGTACTTCAGATTTGCTCAGAAAAACTTGggaaaacaactttttgcttgttGCACTCCTGATCCCAAAGCAGTCTCTGATAGTTCACTGCCTGGTAATACGTCCACTGTCTGA